From the Arthrobacter sp. PM3 genome, one window contains:
- a CDS encoding LuxR C-terminal-related transcriptional regulator: MVETLTSGSGCGIVLVGDHGAGKSFIAQRALEQLGDEYMVVQVRGSSISSKLPYGALSVLLNDLDASHLEHPLMVLRGLTQLLHSKADGRRVVLFVDNAHDLDELSSMMVAQLSAGAHVTLLAACVDMPHVGGDIMGLWKDDMLRRVDLGPFDFTETAATLHHEYGGRFSLTAARALWSASGGNALFLHSLAREQIKLGTVLRQDGVWFLGNGPIALTGEIRDVVKARLNRLGAGQRDVFELLALAGGVPLQTLMLIANPQDMDALQERSLIRVTHEHPPMVSVANPVTAGIVASVVPPGRSAELRRRLTAVVQESDALDAGGSTGVAWALDCGEQVSPEVALAAAHTANSASDPVAALRFVEEIEGNDPAVPMAIEALKAHISVNNEESARRVLETLDEAGPGEVPLGEWTVLQLLRAELDKRSHAPAADPQARLRELAERLATEPAGDSPAVRTAREQLRVADAELAAFQGRYADVLAVTDGMDTADLGSESRIVASSLRCEALAVTGNVVQALALGKQVLAAAAGVRLTDRAAREIRGRFLLLLLLSAKYREASAFLDETYSGGEPQTRLGGMFEIGHGVIDLHAGHLDDALSRLQAGRWQLRALDPDTLAGLATAVCAYAAALQGEEEAAGLLLADLAQPRPAAAWLVERLTRYFELSAQAELGQRSLSIRALTAEADRDTESSALAPALLFLSAASRLEDRQTGQKLGALSDRVAGQFASLCSRLAEGMREADSERLLAASKDAEAAGNAVFARDAARKAVSCANDAGNRIALRIAQRAQQSLDDKFGSPKNGLHSLTTSTLTARECEVAVRAAAGTSNRKIAEQMHVSVRTVEGHLYQVYSKLHVASRSELKDVISTPADSARLG, encoded by the coding sequence GTGGTCGAAACTCTGACCTCGGGCTCCGGCTGCGGCATCGTCCTCGTGGGCGACCACGGGGCTGGCAAGTCCTTCATCGCCCAGCGCGCCCTCGAGCAGCTCGGCGACGAGTACATGGTGGTCCAGGTCAGAGGCAGCTCGATTTCCTCCAAGCTGCCGTACGGCGCCCTCAGTGTGCTTCTGAACGACCTCGACGCCTCGCACCTGGAACACCCTCTGATGGTGCTGCGCGGGCTGACCCAGCTGCTGCACAGCAAAGCCGACGGACGCAGGGTGGTCCTCTTCGTCGACAACGCCCATGACCTCGACGAGCTCTCCAGCATGATGGTGGCCCAGTTGAGCGCGGGGGCACACGTCACGCTGCTGGCTGCGTGCGTGGACATGCCCCATGTTGGCGGTGACATCATGGGCCTCTGGAAAGACGACATGCTCCGGCGGGTCGACCTTGGACCGTTCGACTTCACCGAGACGGCAGCAACGCTGCACCACGAATACGGGGGACGGTTCTCCCTGACCGCGGCCCGGGCGCTTTGGAGCGCAAGCGGGGGCAACGCCCTCTTCCTCCATTCCCTGGCCCGGGAACAGATCAAGCTCGGCACCGTGCTCCGCCAGGATGGCGTCTGGTTCCTGGGCAACGGCCCCATCGCCCTGACGGGTGAGATCCGCGACGTCGTGAAGGCGCGCCTCAACCGGCTCGGGGCCGGCCAGCGCGACGTCTTCGAACTGCTGGCCCTCGCCGGCGGCGTCCCGCTGCAGACCCTCATGCTGATCGCCAACCCCCAGGACATGGACGCACTCCAGGAGCGGTCACTGATCCGGGTCACACACGAACACCCGCCGATGGTGAGCGTGGCCAACCCGGTAACCGCCGGCATCGTCGCCAGCGTCGTCCCCCCGGGCCGCAGCGCCGAACTCCGCCGCCGGCTGACGGCTGTCGTCCAGGAATCGGATGCTCTGGACGCCGGTGGTTCCACCGGCGTCGCCTGGGCACTGGACTGCGGGGAACAGGTGAGCCCCGAAGTGGCCCTTGCTGCGGCCCATACCGCCAACAGTGCGTCCGACCCCGTCGCGGCCCTTCGGTTCGTCGAGGAGATCGAGGGAAACGACCCCGCCGTCCCGATGGCCATCGAAGCGCTGAAAGCCCACATCTCGGTCAACAACGAGGAGTCCGCCCGCCGGGTCCTGGAGACGCTGGACGAGGCTGGCCCCGGGGAGGTCCCGCTGGGCGAGTGGACCGTCCTGCAGCTCCTGCGCGCTGAGCTGGACAAGCGTAGCCACGCCCCGGCAGCCGATCCCCAGGCACGGCTCCGGGAGCTCGCGGAACGGCTGGCCACGGAGCCAGCCGGGGACAGCCCCGCTGTTCGGACAGCCCGGGAGCAGCTGCGCGTGGCCGACGCCGAACTCGCCGCGTTCCAGGGCCGCTACGCCGATGTCCTGGCCGTCACCGACGGCATGGACACCGCCGACCTTGGCAGCGAATCCAGGATTGTGGCCTCCAGCCTGCGCTGCGAGGCCCTGGCCGTCACCGGCAACGTGGTGCAGGCCCTGGCCTTGGGCAAGCAGGTCCTGGCCGCCGCCGCCGGCGTCCGGCTCACGGACCGGGCCGCCCGTGAGATCCGCGGAAGGTTTCTGCTGCTCCTGCTCCTCTCGGCCAAGTACCGGGAGGCCTCGGCTTTCCTTGACGAGACCTACAGCGGCGGCGAACCACAGACCCGGCTCGGCGGGATGTTCGAGATCGGGCACGGTGTTATCGACCTGCACGCCGGGCACCTCGACGACGCCCTGTCCCGGCTCCAGGCCGGCCGCTGGCAGCTCCGGGCGCTGGACCCGGACACGCTGGCCGGCCTGGCCACGGCGGTCTGCGCCTACGCCGCAGCACTCCAAGGCGAAGAAGAGGCTGCTGGCCTCCTGCTCGCCGACCTCGCCCAGCCGCGGCCGGCCGCAGCCTGGCTGGTGGAACGGCTGACACGCTACTTCGAACTCTCAGCCCAGGCCGAGCTCGGTCAACGTTCCCTGTCGATCCGGGCGCTCACCGCCGAGGCGGACCGCGACACGGAATCCTCGGCCCTGGCCCCGGCGCTCCTGTTCCTGTCCGCCGCGTCCCGGCTGGAAGACCGCCAGACGGGCCAGAAACTGGGCGCCCTCAGCGACCGGGTCGCCGGACAGTTCGCGTCACTGTGCTCGCGGCTGGCCGAGGGCATGCGGGAGGCCGACAGTGAACGGCTGCTTGCGGCGTCCAAGGACGCCGAGGCCGCAGGGAACGCAGTGTTCGCCAGGGACGCGGCCCGCAAAGCCGTCAGTTGCGCCAACGACGCCGGCAACCGGATCGCGCTGCGGATCGCCCAGCGGGCGCAGCAGTCACTCGATGACAAGTTCGGCAGCCCGAAGAACGGCCTGCACTCGCTGACAACCTCGACTCTGACGGCAAGGGAATGCGAAGTGGCGGTCAGGGCCGCCGCCGGCACGTCAAACCGCAAGATCGCCGAACAGATGCACGTCTCGGTCCGCACAGTGGAGGGCCACCTCTACCAGGTGTATTCGAAGCTGCATGTGGCCAGCCGATCGGAACTCAAAGATGTCATCTCAACTCCGGCAGACAGCGCCCGGCTCGGCTGA